A window of the Euzebya pacifica genome harbors these coding sequences:
- the aroB gene encoding 3-dehydroquinate synthase has protein sequence MTHDTIHVALGARSYDIHVGAGLIADLHDLVPWPAHARNAVVVTNGVVWEHYGEAVSTAVEAAGLALAVIRVPDGEQAKSTDTLAALWSRFAGIPLLRDDVVIALGGGVVGDLAGFAAATWNRGVALVQVPTTLLAQVDSAIGGKTGINLAQGKNLVGSFHQPLAVISDVATLATLPDRERRAGLGEVAKYGFIADPVVLELLEERPGSATAGEPDVLREIVRRGSTVKAEIVSDDERESGRRALLNYGHTVGHAIEALTGYGTYRHGEAVGLGMVFAARLGERLDIAEKGLADRTVAVLDGLGLPTRGLRLDPGAVWDVMARDKKARDGVRFIISRRPGQAEVIDEPRRGIVDDVLRSMA, from the coding sequence ATGACCCACGACACCATCCACGTCGCGCTCGGCGCCCGTAGCTATGACATCCACGTCGGTGCCGGGCTGATCGCCGACCTCCACGACCTCGTCCCGTGGCCCGCCCATGCGCGCAACGCCGTCGTGGTCACCAACGGGGTCGTCTGGGAGCACTACGGCGAGGCCGTGTCCACCGCGGTCGAGGCCGCCGGCCTGGCGCTGGCGGTCATCCGTGTCCCCGACGGCGAGCAGGCCAAGTCCACCGACACCCTGGCCGCGCTCTGGTCGCGCTTCGCCGGCATCCCGCTGCTGCGCGACGACGTCGTGATCGCCCTCGGTGGGGGAGTGGTGGGCGACCTCGCCGGCTTCGCGGCCGCCACCTGGAACCGTGGCGTGGCGCTGGTGCAGGTCCCCACGACGCTGCTCGCCCAGGTCGACTCCGCCATCGGCGGCAAGACCGGCATCAACCTCGCACAGGGCAAGAACCTCGTCGGCTCCTTCCACCAGCCGCTCGCCGTCATCAGCGACGTCGCGACGCTGGCGACCCTGCCCGACCGCGAACGTCGGGCAGGCCTGGGCGAGGTCGCCAAGTACGGGTTCATCGCCGACCCGGTGGTGCTGGAGCTGCTGGAGGAACGGCCGGGTTCGGCCACCGCCGGCGAGCCCGACGTACTGCGCGAGATCGTCCGCCGCGGGTCGACGGTCAAGGCCGAGATCGTCTCCGACGACGAGCGCGAGTCCGGACGACGGGCGCTTCTCAACTACGGCCACACCGTCGGCCACGCCATCGAGGCGCTGACCGGCTACGGGACCTACCGCCACGGCGAGGCCGTCGGCCTCGGCATGGTCTTCGCCGCCCGCCTGGGGGAGCGGCTGGACATCGCGGAGAAGGGGCTGGCCGACCGCACCGTCGCCGTGCTGGACGGCCTCGGTCTGCCCACACGCGGCCTCCGGCTGGACCCCGGCGCCGTCTGGGACGTCATGGCCCGCGACAAGAAGGCCCGCGACGGCGTGCGGTTCATCATCAGCCGGCGGCCCGGTCAGGCCGAGGTCATCGACGAACCCCGTCGCGGCATCGTCGACGACGTCCTGCGTTCCATGGCATGA
- a CDS encoding M24 family metallopeptidase, which produces MTIVPVELLGRRVARLQEAMAQAGIETLLVTELPSVRWLTGFSGSAGRALVRSTGPAVLVTDDRYTLRAKAEAPAAELVIDRTWGWLGDIRVEGSLAVQADVLPWAVVRELTDLLEDVELVPTSGLLAEVRAVKDDHEIAALRRACTITVEAFEAALGWIAPGLTEREIARRLLDDMTVRGAEASAFAPIVAAGPNGAVPHHSPSDRPVGRGELLTMDFGARVDGYHADMTRTVAVGAVGSDLTDLYDLVRRAQQAGVEAVRDGIEAKALDAVCRGVIAEAGHGADFRHGTGHGVGLMIHEEPFLGIQSTGTLRDRMAITVEPGVYVPGLGGVRIEDVVLVGHTDGERLTTASHDLIVL; this is translated from the coding sequence ATGACCATCGTCCCCGTTGAACTCCTGGGGCGACGTGTGGCCCGGCTGCAGGAGGCGATGGCGCAGGCCGGCATCGAGACCCTGCTCGTCACCGAGCTGCCGAGCGTCCGCTGGTTGACCGGCTTCAGCGGCTCCGCCGGCCGTGCGCTGGTCCGATCCACCGGCCCCGCCGTGCTGGTCACCGACGACCGCTACACCCTCCGGGCCAAGGCGGAGGCGCCGGCCGCGGAGCTCGTCATCGACCGTACCTGGGGATGGCTGGGTGACATCCGCGTCGAGGGGTCGTTGGCCGTCCAGGCCGACGTGCTGCCGTGGGCCGTCGTGCGCGAGCTGACCGACCTGCTGGAGGACGTCGAGCTGGTGCCCACGTCGGGGTTGCTGGCGGAGGTGCGGGCCGTCAAGGACGACCACGAGATCGCCGCGTTGCGTCGGGCCTGCACGATCACCGTCGAGGCGTTCGAGGCGGCGCTCGGCTGGATCGCCCCCGGGCTGACCGAACGCGAGATCGCGCGACGGCTGCTGGACGACATGACCGTCCGAGGTGCCGAGGCCTCGGCGTTCGCCCCCATCGTCGCTGCCGGACCCAACGGTGCGGTGCCCCACCACTCACCCTCCGATCGTCCCGTCGGCCGCGGCGAGCTCCTCACCATGGACTTCGGTGCCCGCGTCGACGGCTATCACGCCGACATGACCCGGACCGTCGCGGTGGGCGCGGTCGGTTCCGACCTGACCGACCTGTACGACCTGGTCCGTCGTGCCCAGCAGGCGGGAGTGGAGGCGGTGCGCGACGGCATCGAGGCGAAAGCGTTGGATGCGGTCTGCCGCGGGGTCATCGCCGAGGCGGGGCACGGCGCGGACTTCCGGCACGGCACCGGCCACGGGGTTGGCCTGATGATCCACGAGGAGCCGTTCCTGGGGATTCAGTCAACCGGTACACTGCGCGATCGGATGGCCATCACGGTCGAGCCGGGCGTCTACGTCCCGGGGCTCGGCGGGGTCCGCATCGAAGACGTCGTGCTGGTAGGGCACACCGACGGCGAGCGCTTGACCACGGCCTCCCACGACCTCATCGTCCTCTAA
- the efp gene encoding elongation factor P, producing MVSTNSLKNGMTVKIDDKLWKIDYFQHVKPGKGPAFVRTKLKSVPEGKIVDRTFRAGEDLEQAIVTRTELQYLYQDGEQYVFMDTDTYEQTFVPQEVVVDAMKWTKESDVIELTFYEGEVIDFSLPANVELEITETEPGVAGNTVSGASKPATLETGAEVQVPLFVNIGEKIKVDTRSGDYISRA from the coding sequence ATGGTTTCGACCAACAGCCTCAAGAACGGCATGACCGTCAAGATCGACGACAAGCTGTGGAAGATCGACTACTTCCAGCACGTCAAGCCCGGCAAGGGCCCGGCGTTCGTCCGCACCAAGCTCAAGAGCGTCCCCGAGGGCAAGATCGTGGACCGCACGTTCCGCGCCGGTGAGGACCTCGAGCAGGCCATCGTCACCCGGACCGAGCTGCAGTACCTGTACCAGGACGGCGAGCAGTACGTGTTCATGGACACCGACACCTACGAGCAGACCTTCGTGCCGCAGGAGGTCGTCGTCGACGCGATGAAGTGGACCAAGGAGTCCGACGTCATCGAGCTGACGTTCTACGAAGGCGAGGTCATCGACTTCTCCCTGCCCGCGAACGTGGAGCTGGAGATCACCGAGACCGAGCCCGGCGTCGCCGGCAACACCGTCAGCGGCGCGAGCAAGCCGGCCACCCTCGAGACCGGTGCCGAGGTGCAGGTTCCCCTGTTCGTCAACATCGGCGAGAAGATCAAGGTCGACACCCGCTCCGGCGACTACATCTCCCGCGCATGA
- the nusB gene encoding transcription antitermination factor NusB has translation MTAAEDSVPGSGRSMSRTEARTKALEVLFAADLRGVPAGTLLDDPEGGWVDEFTRTLVTTVADNRYDIDQLIGERAEGWTLDRMPGVDRNVLRLGLAELLYIDEVPPAVAIDEAVELAKSLSTDSSPRFVNGILAAVARDRDLL, from the coding sequence ATGACCGCCGCCGAGGACTCCGTACCGGGGTCCGGGCGGTCGATGTCGCGTACCGAGGCCCGGACGAAGGCGCTCGAGGTCCTGTTCGCTGCTGACCTGCGTGGCGTGCCGGCGGGGACGCTGCTGGACGACCCGGAGGGCGGCTGGGTCGACGAGTTCACCCGCACGCTGGTCACGACCGTGGCCGACAACCGGTACGACATCGACCAGCTGATCGGCGAGCGAGCCGAGGGCTGGACGCTGGACCGCATGCCCGGCGTGGACCGCAACGTCCTGCGCCTGGGCCTGGCCGAGCTGCTCTACATCGACGAGGTCCCGCCCGCCGTGGCGATCGACGAGGCGGTGGAGCTGGCCAAGTCCCTGTCCACCGACTCCTCCCCCCGCTTCGTCAACGGCATCCTCGCCGCCGTCGCCCGCGACCGCGACCTCCTCTAA
- a CDS encoding type IV toxin-antitoxin system AbiEi family antitoxin domain-containing protein: protein MTPGERDTLTRFLRRNDQAITKDEALAVGLRPGQLRRLAERGELRRSRQGLYVVPSASLSMAQRVAVAVRVATTPAYAARFSALALHGIRLPSHAASRPEVVVRGTCRPDLGEGVVVHRTVQLEDIDLTAVAGIPSTTVERAVIDVASGLSTVQRLRLVDQVLFTGAADRDTLVLRSDALQRGRPGVRTILRVASSRGQQRFRSDLERVAFPLLRAAGLDDLQTNVVPRHAPGAGEMDAVSERFRVIVELDGLRFHADGRARQRDNVKGNAAVLGSYTLLRFTWADVMERPERIQAHVRTVIRRAA from the coding sequence ATGACGCCTGGAGAACGCGACACGCTGACCCGGTTCCTTCGCCGCAACGACCAAGCCATCACCAAGGACGAGGCGCTGGCCGTTGGACTACGACCCGGCCAGCTGCGGCGGTTGGCCGAGCGAGGCGAGCTGCGCCGAAGTCGCCAGGGCCTCTACGTCGTGCCCTCGGCGTCGCTGTCGATGGCGCAACGGGTGGCCGTGGCCGTCCGCGTGGCGACCACGCCGGCATACGCCGCGCGGTTCAGCGCGCTCGCTCTCCACGGCATCCGCTTGCCCAGCCATGCCGCCTCTCGGCCCGAGGTGGTGGTCCGCGGCACGTGTCGGCCAGATCTCGGGGAGGGTGTCGTCGTCCATCGCACGGTACAACTCGAGGACATCGACCTGACCGCGGTCGCGGGGATTCCCTCGACCACCGTGGAACGCGCGGTCATCGACGTCGCCAGCGGGTTGTCGACGGTTCAACGGCTGCGCCTCGTCGACCAGGTCCTCTTCACCGGGGCGGCCGACCGCGACACTCTCGTCCTGCGGAGCGATGCCCTGCAGCGAGGACGGCCCGGCGTGCGGACGATCCTCCGGGTGGCCTCCTCGAGGGGGCAGCAACGCTTCCGGTCCGACCTCGAGCGGGTGGCGTTCCCCCTCCTCCGGGCTGCTGGCCTCGACGACCTGCAGACCAACGTCGTGCCCCGCCACGCACCCGGTGCAGGCGAGATGGACGCCGTGTCGGAACGCTTCCGGGTCATCGTCGAGCTGGACGGCCTGCGTTTCCACGCCGACGGGCGGGCACGACAACGGGACAACGTGAAGGGCAACGCGGCGGTGCTGGGCAGCTACACGCTGCTGCGGTTCACGTGGGCGGACGTCATGGAGCGGCCGGAACGGATCCAGGCCCACGTCCGAACCGTCATCCGCCGGGCCGCCTGA
- the pyrR gene encoding bifunctional pyr operon transcriptional regulator/uracil phosphoribosyltransferase PyrR: MTRVLSPDDIDRALMRMAHQILENHAAGGDGRSVSDGLVLMGIQTRGVPLAERLAACIAEIDGDEVPQGLLDVTLYRDDYARTGPLPLGKTRFPGSIDGRTVVLVDDVLYTGRTIRAAMDAVMDQGRPAAVRLAVLVDRGHRELPIRADVVGKNLPTSRDQDVQVHLAEVDEAGDEVLILGGPQ, translated from the coding sequence GTGACACGAGTGCTGTCACCAGACGACATCGACCGCGCGCTGATGCGCATGGCCCATCAGATCCTCGAGAACCACGCCGCCGGTGGGGACGGCCGCTCGGTCTCAGATGGACTGGTCCTCATGGGGATCCAGACCCGCGGGGTCCCGCTGGCCGAACGACTCGCCGCGTGCATCGCCGAGATCGACGGCGACGAGGTGCCACAGGGGCTGCTCGACGTCACGCTGTACCGCGACGACTACGCCCGGACCGGCCCCCTGCCGCTCGGCAAGACGCGCTTCCCCGGCTCCATCGACGGCCGCACCGTCGTCCTAGTCGACGACGTGCTCTACACCGGCCGCACCATCCGGGCCGCCATGGACGCCGTCATGGACCAGGGACGGCCCGCCGCCGTCCGCCTGGCCGTTCTCGTCGACCGGGGGCACCGCGAGCTGCCGATCCGCGCCGACGTGGTCGGCAAGAACCTCCCCACCTCCCGCGACCAGGACGTGCAGGTCCACCTCGCCGAGGTCGACGAGGCCGGTGACGAGGTCCTCATCCTCGGAGGCCCCCAGTGA
- a CDS encoding aspartate carbamoyltransferase catalytic subunit, whose product MDDLLSIEDLDAGMITRILDTAEGLKDIAVRPIKKVPVLRGRTVCNLFYEDSTRTRISFEVAEKRLSADVINFSAKGSSVSKGESLKDTALTLQAMGVDAIVIRHSSSGAPRRLTEWVDAKVLNAGDGWHQHPTQALLDLFTIRERMGRLEGLNVAICGDVVHSRVARSLVQGLRIMGAEVTLVGPPTLMPAQVDSWDVTVSHDLDGMLADLDVCYLLRVQNERMAEQFFPSVREYARIWGMDIDRLEVMPEHAIVMHPGPMNRGVEISADVADAEQAVIVDQVTNGVAVRMACLYLMLGGEQAGAVSEVTPA is encoded by the coding sequence ATCGACGACCTCCTGTCCATCGAGGACCTCGACGCCGGGATGATCACCCGCATCCTCGACACCGCCGAGGGGCTCAAGGACATCGCCGTCCGACCCATCAAGAAGGTCCCCGTCCTCCGCGGCCGCACGGTCTGCAACCTCTTCTACGAGGACTCGACCCGCACCAGGATCTCCTTCGAGGTGGCCGAGAAGCGGCTGTCGGCCGACGTCATCAACTTCTCCGCCAAGGGCTCGAGCGTCAGCAAGGGCGAGTCGCTGAAGGACACCGCCCTCACCCTCCAGGCCATGGGCGTGGACGCCATCGTCATCCGCCACTCCTCCAGCGGCGCTCCCCGCCGGCTGACGGAGTGGGTCGACGCGAAGGTCCTCAACGCCGGTGACGGCTGGCACCAGCACCCCACCCAGGCGCTCCTCGACCTGTTCACCATCCGCGAGCGCATGGGCCGCCTCGAAGGGCTCAACGTGGCTATCTGCGGGGACGTCGTCCACTCCCGGGTCGCCCGCAGCCTGGTCCAGGGCCTGCGGATCATGGGGGCCGAGGTCACCCTCGTCGGCCCGCCAACCCTCATGCCGGCGCAGGTCGACAGCTGGGACGTCACGGTCAGCCACGACCTCGACGGCATGCTCGCCGACCTCGACGTCTGCTACCTGCTGCGGGTCCAGAACGAACGCATGGCCGAGCAGTTCTTCCCCTCCGTCCGCGAGTACGCCCGGATCTGGGGGATGGACATCGACCGGCTCGAGGTCATGCCCGAGCACGCCATCGTGATGCACCCCGGCCCGATGAACCGAGGGGTGGAGATCTCCGCCGACGTGGCCGACGCCGAGCAGGCCGTCATCGTCGACCAGGTCACCAACGGTGTGGCGGTGCGGATGGCGTGTCTGTACTTGATGTTGGGCGGGGAACAGGCGGGGGCCGTCTCGGAGGTGACCCCCGCGTGA
- a CDS encoding dihydroorotase, translated as MTGNVVVEGEVIRSVGEESAGLRIECEGLICTSGLVDLSSHLRQPGREDSEIIATGTAAAAAGGYTAVSAMPTTEPAMDHAGIVEQVLRLARETGRCDVFPVGAITKGRAGHELAEMGAMHEAGVRTFSDAHHAVVSSQVMRRALLYARTWDAIIANHPEDTSLTEGAQMHEGAMSSRLGLKGSPREAEEIIVARDLILAERAGARLHVPHLSTRRAVELVRDAKARGVRVTCDVTPHHLVLDDSNLVDYDTRFKVIPPLRTPDDIAALREGLQDGTIDAITSDHAPHPPDDKDHEWSYAPAGTVGLETTLSVILAELVDPDACPDKRGNGTLSMAEALALLSSGPAKARDIEGHGRPITAGEPANLLLFDPGVIWSVVGDELRTRSRNTAFEGHEVRGRAVHTVLRGKFTLNDGKVV; from the coding sequence ATGACGGGCAACGTCGTGGTCGAGGGCGAGGTCATCCGTTCGGTCGGTGAGGAGTCCGCCGGCCTGCGCATCGAGTGCGAGGGGCTGATCTGCACCTCCGGCCTGGTCGACCTGTCCTCCCACCTGCGCCAGCCGGGGCGCGAGGACTCCGAGATCATCGCCACCGGCACCGCCGCCGCCGCGGCCGGGGGCTACACCGCTGTCAGCGCCATGCCGACCACCGAACCGGCGATGGATCACGCCGGCATCGTCGAGCAGGTCCTGCGCCTGGCCCGGGAGACCGGCCGCTGCGACGTCTTCCCCGTCGGCGCCATCACCAAGGGGCGGGCCGGCCACGAGCTGGCCGAGATGGGCGCCATGCACGAGGCCGGCGTGCGGACGTTCTCCGACGCCCATCACGCCGTCGTGTCCAGCCAGGTCATGCGCCGTGCGCTGCTCTACGCCCGCACGTGGGACGCGATCATCGCCAACCACCCCGAGGACACCTCCCTGACGGAGGGCGCGCAGATGCACGAGGGGGCGATGTCCTCGCGGCTGGGGCTGAAGGGCAGCCCGCGGGAGGCCGAGGAGATCATCGTCGCCCGTGACCTGATCCTCGCCGAGCGGGCCGGTGCCCGTCTGCACGTCCCGCACCTGTCGACCCGCCGGGCCGTCGAGCTGGTCCGCGACGCCAAGGCCCGGGGCGTGCGCGTGACCTGCGACGTCACCCCGCACCACCTGGTCCTCGACGACTCCAACCTCGTCGACTACGACACCCGGTTCAAGGTCATCCCGCCGCTGCGTACCCCCGACGACATCGCCGCCCTCCGCGAGGGCCTGCAGGACGGCACGATCGACGCGATCACGTCCGACCACGCCCCCCACCCGCCGGACGACAAGGACCACGAGTGGTCCTACGCGCCGGCCGGCACCGTGGGCCTGGAGACCACCCTCTCGGTCATCCTCGCCGAGCTCGTCGACCCCGACGCCTGCCCCGACAAGCGCGGCAACGGCACGCTGAGCATGGCCGAGGCGCTCGCGCTGCTGTCCTCCGGCCCCGCCAAGGCAAGGGACATCGAGGGGCACGGCCGGCCGATCACCGCCGGCGAACCCGCCAACCTGCTGCTGTTCGACCCCGGCGTCATCTGGTCGGTCGTCGGCGACGAGCTGCGCACCCGCAGCCGCAACACCGCCTTCGAGGGGCACGAGGTCCGCGGCCGCGCGGTCCACACCGTCCTCCGAGGCAAGTTCACGCTCAATGATGGAAAGGTCGTCTGA
- the carA gene encoding glutamine-hydrolyzing carbamoyl-phosphate synthase small subunit: protein MATAPTATLVLEDGTTFRGLGFGAVGTAFGEVVFNTALTGYQEILTDPSYHRQLVTMTYPHIGNYGLTPEDAESNRVQVSGFIVREAARMHSNHRAKGSLGDGLAEAGAVGIAEIDTRMLVRHIREAGAMRGVISTEIPDADELLRRVQDAPTMEGAELASEVSTREVYEVGPDDARFRVVAYDFGIKTNIVRLLNDAGCHLTVVPAGTSAQDVLAHEPDGVFLSNGPGDPAAVKAGIAAIAEILPTGTPTFGICLGHQLLAKAAGAETYKLKFGHRGANHAVRNDAGAPDSRVPHLAREGESVEITSQNHGFAVDAESLPEDGPFGAVVQTHVNLSDWTNEGLALVDLPAFSVQYHPEAAPGPHDARYLFGQFIDLMERHQ, encoded by the coding sequence ATGGCCACCGCTCCCACCGCCACCCTCGTCCTGGAGGACGGCACCACCTTCCGAGGCCTCGGCTTCGGTGCCGTGGGGACCGCCTTCGGCGAGGTCGTGTTCAACACCGCTCTTACCGGTTACCAGGAGATCCTCACCGATCCCTCCTATCACCGGCAGCTGGTCACGATGACCTACCCGCACATCGGCAACTACGGGCTGACCCCCGAGGACGCCGAGTCCAACCGGGTGCAGGTCAGCGGGTTCATCGTCCGCGAGGCCGCCCGGATGCACTCCAACCACCGGGCCAAGGGCTCGCTCGGGGACGGCCTCGCCGAGGCCGGCGCGGTCGGCATCGCCGAGATCGACACCCGCATGCTGGTCCGCCACATCCGCGAGGCCGGCGCCATGCGCGGGGTCATCTCCACCGAGATCCCCGACGCCGACGAGCTGCTCCGCCGGGTCCAGGACGCCCCCACCATGGAGGGCGCGGAGCTGGCCAGCGAGGTCTCGACCCGCGAGGTCTACGAGGTCGGCCCCGACGACGCCCGCTTCCGGGTCGTCGCCTACGACTTCGGCATCAAGACCAACATCGTCCGGCTGCTCAACGACGCCGGCTGCCACCTGACGGTCGTCCCGGCCGGCACCTCGGCCCAGGACGTGCTCGCCCACGAGCCCGACGGCGTGTTCCTGTCCAACGGCCCCGGCGACCCCGCCGCGGTCAAGGCCGGCATCGCCGCGATCGCCGAGATCCTGCCGACCGGCACCCCCACCTTCGGCATCTGCCTCGGCCACCAGCTGCTGGCCAAGGCCGCCGGGGCGGAGACCTACAAGCTGAAGTTCGGCCACCGCGGCGCCAACCACGCCGTCCGCAACGACGCGGGGGCGCCCGACAGCCGTGTTCCCCATCTCGCCCGGGAGGGCGAGTCGGTGGAGATCACCTCCCAGAACCACGGGTTCGCCGTCGACGCCGAGTCCCTGCCCGAGGACGGGCCGTTCGGCGCCGTCGTGCAGACCCACGTCAACCTGTCGGACTGGACCAACGAGGGGCTGGCGCTGGTCGACCTGCCCGCCTTCAGCGTCCAGTACCACCCCGAGGCCGCCCCCGGCCCGCACGACGCCCGTTACCTGTTCGGGCAGTTCATCGACCTGATGGAGCGCCACCAGTAA